From Acidobacteriota bacterium, one genomic window encodes:
- a CDS encoding TonB-dependent receptor, with translation MTTLKWVARGWLGLRLTAGVGAVLLCLVEPVMAQVVVSGTVTDQGLNPIREVRFLIENSSVPGVEVTTRSSEQGTFSFNLVRAGKYLLQATHGDYYPIEDKALDLITGVNLVNIELISLEKSQITVDVYPDDHLSVEQVAMSQALEEREIDSIPVTRSTKLRIQGAAAVLPGVLRDPKGDLHFHGSSVEEMNWSLDGFNLSDPASGKLEMGLGAESVKSLDLFSGRYSAEFGKGTGGTMVLNSRMGDDQFRQRFTNFVPGIEFTRGLRFRDWRPRHNFSGPILKNRAWFFNSLDLLYEENIIPELPVGQDRHVSWAVNNSLRVQAKLTPRHTLSSGFVVDYLNAPKSGLSPLNPLETTLDRRARRYFFNLKDQWVLSSESILEFGYAAYRSINRQVPQGSQTYRITSFERGGNFPIDTLHISSRDQWRVDLFSPPWNWLGQHQTKVGANLDYSRYFQDIRRSAIEYFRLDGTRSSRLSFGGSGEFSEWNLETAAYLQDRWAIQPRLVAELGLRWDWDRVVSRGVVTPRFSLAFMPVGLDSTKFSAGFGWIPATTYFRVFTRHRDQNSIFTDFAGDGITPLQPLNVRFFTLDRSLLTIPRTQNLSAGWQQKLPYGTDLNLNYLRKRMRNGYAQVPISIRMIQDDRLPPGSRAIHYQLQNFRENTYDSVEISLSRLFREHHRWFLSYTYSRARSNAALDLDTDDPILFSDIAGRPSWDVPHRLVSWASFPIGKKTSVALFAEWRDGFPFSIHDDNGKQVGRINSWRLPRHFNLNIHVQRTLTLLGHQWSLRPGVDNVTNRPNYNLVNNNIDSPEFHNLFGRSPRKLVIRLRWLGKAEN, from the coding sequence ATGACAACGCTGAAATGGGTCGCCAGGGGATGGTTGGGGCTGCGACTGACGGCAGGTGTCGGAGCCGTGCTCCTCTGCCTTGTGGAACCGGTGATGGCGCAGGTGGTGGTGAGCGGGACCGTCACCGATCAAGGCCTCAACCCCATCCGGGAGGTCAGATTCCTCATTGAGAACAGTAGCGTTCCTGGTGTAGAGGTAACCACACGTTCCAGTGAACAGGGGACATTCAGTTTCAACCTGGTTCGAGCCGGGAAGTATCTTCTCCAGGCAACCCATGGCGACTATTACCCGATCGAGGACAAAGCCCTGGATTTAATCACCGGGGTGAACCTCGTCAACATCGAGCTCATCTCCCTGGAGAAATCCCAAATCACGGTCGACGTCTATCCTGACGACCACCTGTCGGTGGAGCAGGTCGCCATGTCGCAGGCACTGGAGGAAAGGGAAATCGACTCCATCCCCGTTACCCGCTCGACCAAGCTTCGGATTCAAGGCGCCGCGGCGGTCTTGCCGGGCGTTTTGAGGGATCCGAAGGGTGACTTGCACTTTCATGGAAGCTCGGTGGAAGAGATGAACTGGTCCCTGGATGGATTCAACCTGTCCGATCCTGCCTCGGGAAAGCTGGAGATGGGACTGGGAGCCGAATCGGTCAAATCCCTGGATCTGTTTTCCGGGCGCTACTCGGCCGAGTTCGGCAAGGGGACAGGCGGCACCATGGTCCTCAATTCCCGAATGGGAGATGACCAGTTCAGGCAACGGTTCACCAACTTCGTTCCCGGGATCGAATTTACCCGGGGACTCCGATTCCGCGACTGGAGACCCCGCCACAATTTCTCCGGGCCGATCCTCAAGAATCGCGCCTGGTTCTTCAACAGTCTGGATCTCCTCTACGAGGAAAACATCATCCCCGAGCTGCCGGTCGGCCAGGACCGTCACGTATCCTGGGCCGTTAACAACAGCTTGCGAGTTCAAGCCAAGCTCACGCCCCGACACACGCTGAGCTCAGGGTTCGTAGTGGACTATCTCAACGCGCCCAAATCGGGCCTGTCTCCCCTGAACCCGCTGGAGACCACCCTGGACAGGCGAGCCCGCAGGTATTTCTTCAATCTGAAGGATCAATGGGTTCTATCCTCCGAGAGTATCCTGGAATTCGGCTACGCGGCCTACCGCTCGATCAATCGGCAGGTCCCTCAAGGAAGCCAGACCTATCGGATCACGTCCTTTGAAAGAGGCGGAAACTTCCCCATCGACACCTTGCATATCAGCAGCCGCGACCAGTGGCGGGTCGATTTGTTCAGTCCCCCTTGGAACTGGCTCGGACAGCACCAGACCAAGGTGGGAGCCAATCTCGACTATTCCCGCTACTTCCAGGACATCCGGCGGTCCGCCATCGAATATTTCCGCCTGGACGGAACCCGGTCAAGCAGGCTGTCGTTCGGCGGAAGCGGCGAATTCAGTGAATGGAATCTGGAAACTGCCGCTTACCTGCAGGACCGGTGGGCCATCCAACCGCGGCTGGTGGCGGAGTTGGGGCTCCGCTGGGATTGGGACCGCGTTGTTTCCCGCGGCGTGGTTACCCCCAGATTCAGCCTGGCCTTCATGCCTGTTGGACTTGACAGCACCAAATTCTCGGCCGGATTCGGTTGGATTCCGGCCACCACCTACTTCCGGGTCTTCACCCGTCATCGAGACCAAAATTCCATCTTTACCGACTTCGCCGGGGACGGCATCACTCCACTGCAACCTCTCAACGTCAGATTCTTCACCCTGGACCGATCCCTGCTCACCATCCCCAGGACACAGAATCTGAGCGCCGGCTGGCAACAGAAGCTGCCCTACGGCACCGATCTCAACCTCAACTACTTGCGCAAGAGGATGCGGAACGGATACGCACAGGTCCCCATCTCAATCCGAATGATCCAGGACGATCGCCTGCCTCCCGGGAGTCGGGCTATCCACTATCAGCTACAGAATTTCAGGGAGAATACCTACGACTCGGTGGAGATCTCTCTAAGCAGACTGTTCCGGGAACACCACCGCTGGTTCCTGAGCTACACCTATTCTCGAGCCCGCTCCAATGCCGCTCTGGACCTGGATACCGACGACCCCATCCTGTTTTCCGACATCGCGGGCCGACCCTCCTGGGATGTGCCCCACCGACTGGTGTCCTGGGCATCCTTCCCTATCGGGAAAAAGACCTCAGTGGCCCTTTTTGCCGAGTGGCGTGACGGATTCCCCTTCAGTATCCATGACGACAACGGCAAACAGGTCGGCCGAATCAACAGCTGGCGACTTCCCCGGCATTTCAACCTGAACATCCACGTCCAGAGAACATTGACCCTCCTCGGACATCAGTGGTCGTTGCGGCCGGGCGTGGATAACGTGACCAATCGACCCAACTACAATCTGGTCAACAACAATATCGACTCTCCCGAGTTCCATAATCTCTTCGGACGATCTCCCAGAAAGCTGGTCATTCGGTTGCGCTGGCTGGGCAAGGCAGAGAACTGA